The Lysobacter oculi genomic sequence CGCGCCGAGCCTGTTGCCCGACATGCGCAGGCCATCGACCTGGCTGGCATAGACGATCGACACGATGCCGAAGGGCAGGCAGCAGAACACGGTGGCCAGGATCGCCCAGACCAGATGGTTGGGAACGGGGGGGCTGGGCATGTGGCTCATGGGGAGATTCAAAAGATGCGGCCGGCGCCGGAACCCGGAGCCGGCCGCATCGCGATCACATCTGGCCGCTCATACCGGCGCCAATCCCCATCACGACGACCAGCAGGATGTAGAGCACCATCAGGCCGATCGACACGCCGGCGGCGATCATCGCCCACTTCTTGGCGTCGTCCGAGGCGGCCTGCGCACCGGCGATGTCGCCGGCCATGGCCAGGCCATCGACCTTGCTGGCATAGACGATGGACACGATGCCGAACGGCAGGCAGCAGAACAGCGTCGAAAGAATGGCCCAAACCAGATGGTTGGGAATGTTTTGCGTGTTGGCCATGGATTTCCCCGGTGATTGAAGGTGTCGCAAAAAGCGTCAGGATCATAACAAGGGGAATGGACCGTCAGGCGGCATTTCCGCGCAATGCACGTACTTTGTCTTCGAGCATCGCGGCGCTGGCGATGTGGCCGTCGATGGGCGCATCGGCCACCACTTCCACATGCGCACGGAAACGCCGGGGCACGCGCATCCGGCCGAGCCGTGAATCGCGCCGCGACCACATGCTCGCCCACATGCCACGCAGGGCCATCGGCACCACCGGCACCGGCCGGCGTTCCAGGATCTTTTCCACGCCGGACTTGAACGGCGCGATGTCGCCGTCCTTCGTCAACGCACCTTCGGGGAAGATGCAGACCACTTCGCCTGCGGCCAGCGCGGCATCGATCTCATCGAATGCCCGCTGCATCAGCGCCGCGTCCTCGCGCGCACCGGCGATGGGGATGGCGTTCGCGGTGCGGAAGATCCACGACATCACCGGGATGTTGAAGATCTTGTAGTACATGACGAAGCGCACCGGCCGCTTGATCACGCCCGACAGTATCAGCGCGTCCATGTAGCTCACGTGGTTGCAGACGATCAGCGCCGCGCCTTCCTCCGGCACGTTTTCCTCCACGCCGCGCCAGCGGATGCGGTAGAGCGCGGAGGTCATCAGCCATGCCAGGAAGCGCATGGCGAACTCCGGCACGATGGTGAAGATCCACGCGGTGACGACCAGGTTGCCGATCGCCAGCGCCAGGAATACCTGCGGGATGGTCCAGCCCAGCAGGCGCTGCACGGCGATGCCGAGGCCGGCCGCCGCGACGATGAAGAGGGAGTTCTGGATGTTCATGCCGGCGACGACGCGCGACATCTCGTTGGACGGCGAGCGGCCCTGGATCAGCGCGAACAGCGGCACCACGTAGAAGCCGGCGAACAGGCCCACGCCGACCAGGTCGAGCATGATCCGCCAGGTGCCCGGCAGGTGGACGAATTCGGCGATGGATACGCCGGCCAGCATCGCCTCGCCGCTGCGCGCGCGGTACAGGTCGAACAGGAAAACGCTGATGCCGAGCGCGCCGAGCGGCACCAGGCCCAGTTCCACCCTTCGACCGGACAGCTTCTCGCAGAGCATCGAGCCGACGCCGGTGCCGATGGAGAACAGCGCCAGCGCGAAGATGTAGAGCTCCTGCCGGCCACCGAGGTTCACTTCCGCATAGGTCGGCAGCTGCGCGGTGAGCAGGGTGCCGATGAACCAGAACCACGACACGCCGAGGATCGCGTGGCGCACCGCCAGCTGCTTGCGTGCCAGCCGCCACGCGGCCAGCGATTCGGTGACCGGGTTCCAGCCGATGCGCAGATCGGGATCGCCCGCGGCCACCGGCGGGATGAAGCGGCTGGTGAAGTTGCCCAGCACCGCCAACGCCACCAGCAGCGCACCGGCCGCGTAGGGCCCATAGGCGCCGGCCACGGTGAACACCAAGCCGCCGACGATCATGCCGGAGAGGATCGACACCGACGTGCCCATCTCCACCAGCCCGTTGCCGCCGGTCAGCTCGCTCTTGTGCAGCACGCCGGGCAGGATCGAATACTTGACCGGCCCGAACAGCGTCGACTGCACGCCGGTGGCGAACAGCGCGACGAGCAGCAGCGGCATCGACTTGATCGCGAAGCCGGCCGCGGCCAGCGACATGATCGCGATCTCCATCGTCGTGGTGATGCGGATCAGCCGCGACTTCTCCAGCTTCTCCGCGATCTGCCCGGCGTGCGCCGAGAACAGGAAATAGGGAAGGATGAAGATCGCCGGCGCGAGGCTGGTGTAGGTCGAGCGTTCCTCGGTGGACACGCCCAGCCAGAACAGCAGCGCGATGATCGCCTGCCGGTACACGTTGTCGTTGAATGCGCCCAGGCACTGCACGATGAAGAACGGCAGGAAGCGGCGCTGGCGGAGCAGTTCGAACTGGTTGTGGGCCATGGGTCCCCCGGGGTTGGGCGGAGGATAGCGTCAAACCTTTTCCTATTGACCGGGGCAGTTCCGTTTCAACATCCTTCGGGCACGGAGGCGCGAGGCCTCGCGCTAGCCAGGAAGGCATTCATATGAAAAGCGTCGCATTGATCGTGATGGGGCTGGCAATCGGCTCCGGATGCCGGCCTGCAACCATCGAACAGGTGCCGGCTGTTGAAGTCGGGCCATCGACGGATGGCGTCGCGCCCAGAGCACCCAATCAAACCCAGGTTGCGGATGCCGGAGGCGCTGGAGCCCGTGTTCCCCGGTTGATACGTGCTTCGGCCAATCAGTTCGAAAGCACGCTGGAAGGGTTGAAGATTTCAGTAAAGGCCGACCATTGCGTGGAACTGGCATCGACGTTCACGCAATGCGCGGAAGGCGCACGGATCACCGTGACGGGTGTCGGGCAGGCGAAGAGCTTCACGTTCGAGGTGCCGGAGCTTCAGTTCAACCCCGACTCGATGCTCTACCGCGGTGCGCTGGATGGAAGCTATCGCGCTGCAGGCACCACGCTCATCGTGGGTGACATGGATCTAGATGGTTCCGAGGATTTCGCCCTGCGGACAGGCAATGCCGGTGGTTACGGATCGCCCTCGTACAGCATCTATCTTCAGCAAGCCGGCGGGCATGGCTTTGTCTACAGCCCGGAATTCTCGGAGCTGACCGAAGGCAGCCTGGGCATGTTCAGCGTGTCGGCGGACAAGATTCGCGTGCCCCGCAAAAGCGGTTGCTGCGAGCATTGGGACGACGTCTTTGTCGTGAAGGGACATCAGCCGGTTTTTGTTGCGCGAGCTGCACCACAGGAATAACCGTTCGGAAAACATCGAACCCGGAAATCCGCAGGGAGGCGGAGCATGGACGCCAGGCAGTCATCGAAATTGCAGCAATCCCGGCCCGCTGGGGCATACGGTTTAACGCCTCAGCAAAGCGTCGACCTGATCGTCCGGACGGCGCTTGAGTATGGAATTTCGGATCAGCGGCAGATCGCGTACATGCTCGCTTCCGCGCAACATGAGAGTGATCAGTTCAGAACCGCCCGGGAGTATGGCGGTCCCCGGCAGGCCATTGTCAGGGGCTATGGCGGTGGTCGGAACTACTTCGGCCGTGGCTATGTACAGGTCACCCATGATCATCGCTATGCGGCGATGGACCGTGCACTTGAGCTCGGAGGACGCGTGATCGCCAATCCCGATGTGGTCGCCACTGATCCGCACATAGGTGCGCAATCTTTGGTGGTCGGCATGATGCGTGGCCTGTTCACGGGCAAGTCTCTGCACAGCTACGTCGGTGGCCAGCAAACTGACTATGTCAATGCACGACGCACCGTCAATGGAACCGACAAGGCGGCGTTGATTGCCGGCTACGTGTTGAGTTGGGAGAAAAAGTTGCCCTCCATCGTGACGCGTCTGGAGCAGGAAGGCCTTGAGCGACGTCCCATGCCCGGCAATACAACCCTTGCTGATGGAAAGATCGGGCCGGGTGACCGGGGTTATGAGGTGCAGCAATTGCAGGTGAGGCTTGGTGAGTTGGGTCTGCGGGGTGCTTCGGGGAAGCGCGTTACTACAGACGGAGTGTTCTCGGCTGAGACTGCGCATGCATTGAAGACTTTCCAGGCACGCACGGGCATTGGTCACGATGGAGTTGCGGATGCGCAGACGCTCATGGCGCTTGGTCTTGAGCACCTCGCTCCGTCACGGGGTTTGCCCCAGTCAGTGAAATCGGCCGCATCTGGTTTTTCCCCATCAGATCAACGCCTGCAAGGGAAGCTGGATGCGTGCGTGAAAGCGCTTGATCATGAAGCTGGCAAGCGCTGGGATGAATCGAGTGGACGAGTAAGTGCGGCTGCTTTCCTTGAAGCAAAGCGTCATGGTTTCAGCGCGCAGGATGACTTCAGGCTGGTGTTGAGTCAGCGAACTGAAACGCATAGGGAAGGTGATTTCGTCTGCCTCCTGCGCGTAGGGCCGTCGATGTCTTCAGATCCCGCAGCCAACCGCATCCGCATCGCGATGAACGACGCTCTGTCCAATCCATCTCTGCCTGAGATGGCGCTGAGTGGAGTGGAAAATGGGCCGCAAACTCAGGCTGTGCAGGCGTCAATTCAACTCAATCAAACAGGCGTATTGAAGCGATAGACCGGTTCAGTGCCATTTATCACGCGATCCGCTCAACGCCCCAACGCCCGCCATCCGATATCACTGCGATGGAATTCGCCTTCCCATTGGATGCCATCCACTGCCGCGTAGGCGGCGCGTTGCGCGTCGCCCACGGTGTTGCCGAGTGCGCAGGCGCAGAGCACGCGGCCGCCGCTGGTGACCACGTTGCCCTGGCCGTCGAAACCGGTGCCGGCGTGGAAAACCTTGCTGTCCGGCGGCAGCGCCGCATCCAGGCCATGGATGACATCGCCGGTGCGCGGCGTGTCGGGATAGTGCTGCGCGGCCATCACCACGCCGAGCGAACTCTGCGGGTTCCACTGCACATGTGTCTCGTGCAGGCGGGCATCGATCGCGGCTTCGACCAGATCGACCAGGTCGCTGTCGAGCCGCAGCATCACCGGCTGGGTTTCCGGGTCGCCGAAGCGCACATTGAATTCGATGACTTTCGGTGCGCCGCTGGCATCGATCATCAGCCCGGCGTAGAGGAAGCCGGTGAACGGGATGCCGTCGGCGATCATGCCTTCGACGGTCGGGTTGACGATCTCGCGCATCACCCGTGCGTGCACGTCGGGCGTCACCACCGGGGCCGGTGAGTACGCGCCCATGCCGCCGGTGTTGGGGCCGGTGTCGCCGTCGCCGACGCGCTTGTGGTCCTGCGACGTCGCCATCGGCAACGCGGTCCTGCCATCGACCATGGAGATGAAGCTGGCTTCCTCACCGTCGAGGAATTCCTCCACCACCACGCGCGAGCCGGCGGCGCCGAACGCGTTGCCGGCGAGCATGTCGCGCACCGCGGCTTCGGCTTCGGGCAACTTCATCGCCACGATCACGCCCTTGCCGGCGGCCAGGCCATCGGCCTTGATGACGATCGGCGCGCCCTTCGCACGCACGTCGGCCAGCGCCGCCTCGACATCGGTATGCACCGCGTAATGCGCGGTCGGGATGCCGTGGCGGGCGAGGAAGTCCTTCGCGTACGCCTTGCTGCCTTCCAGCTGCGCGGCGGCGGCGGTGGGGCCGAAGATGCGCAGGCCTTCGGCGCGGAAACGGTCGACCACGCCGGCCACCAGCGGGGCTTCCGGGCCGACCACAGTCATCGCGACGCCTTCGGCGCGCACCAGCTTGAGCAGGCCATCGATGTCGGTCGCGTTGACCGCGACGTTGCGGCAGCCCGGCTCGCGCGCTGTGCCGGCATTGCCGGGCGCGACGATCACTTCATCGACGCGCGGCGAACGCGCGAGCTTCCAGGCGAGGGCGTGTTCGCGGCCGCCGGAGCCGATGACGAGGATTTTCATGCGTACCTCAGTGCCTGAAGTGGCGGATGCCGGTGAACACCATCGCCAGACCGTGCTCGTCGGCGGCGGCGATCACTTCGCTGTCGCGCATCGAGCCGCCGGGCTGGATCACCGCGCTGATGCCGGCGGCCGCGGCTGCATCGATGCCATCGCGGAACGGGAAGAAGGCGTCGCTCGCCATCACCGAGCCCGGCACCGACAGGCCGGCTTCCTCGGCCTTCAAACCAGCGATCTTCGCGCTGACCACGCGCGACATCTGCCCGGCACCGACGCCGATGGTGCGGCCGTCCTTCGCATAGACGATCGCGTTGGACTTGACGTACTTGGCCACGCGCCAGGCGAACATCAGGTCGTCCATCTGCTTGTCGGTGGGCGCGAGTTTCGTCACCACCTTCAGGTCTTCGCGGCGGATCTCGTGGTCGTCCGCGCTCTGCATCAACAGGCCGGAACCGACGCGCTTGACGTCGATGAAGCCGGGGCTGCGCGCGGCCAGCGGGATGCGCAGCACGCGCACGTTGGCCTTCTTCTTCGCGTAGTCCAGCGCGGCCTCGTCGTAGTCGGGCGCGATCAGCACTTCGACGAACTGGCGGTCGAGGATCGCCTTCGCCGTCGCGCCATCCAGCTTCACGTTGAAGGCGATGATGCCGCCGAATGCGCTGGTCGGGTCGGTGGCGTAGGCGAGTTCGTAGGCGTCGCCCGGGGCCACGCCGACCGCCACGCCGCACGGGTTGGCGTGCTTGACGATCACGCAGGCCGGCGCGTCGAACTGGCGCACGCATTCCCACGCGGCATCGGCATCGGCCAGGTTATTGAAGCTGAGTTCCTTGCCCTGCAGCTGGGTGAAGGTGGCGAGCGAACCCGGCGCCGGCTGCAGGTCGCGGTAGAACGCCGCCTGCTGGTGCGGGTTCTCGCCGTAGCGCAGGTCCATGACCTTGATGAAGTTGCCGTTGGTCTGGCTCGGGAAGCTGGTCACCTCGCCGCCATCGCCGAGCGAGGACAGCAGGTCGCTGATGCGGGCGTCGTACTGGGCGACGTTGTTGAACGCGGCGACCGACAGCTGCCAGCGCGTGCGGCCGGTGAGCGCGCCATCGTTCGATTGCATCTCTTCGATGATCGCGCCGTACTGCGAGGGATCGGTGGCGACGGCGACGCGGGCGAAGTTCTTCGCCGCCGAACGCAGCATCGCCGGGCCGCCGATGTCGATGTTCTCGATGAGCGTGTCGAAGGTGACGCCCGGCCTGCGCGAGACCGCTTCGAATGGATACAGGTTGAGCACCAGCAGGTCGATCGGCGCGATGTGGTGCTCGGCCATGATGTCGTCGTCGATGCCGGCGCGGCCCAGCAGGCCGCCGTGGACCTTGGGATGCAGCGTCTTGACCCGGCCGTCCATCATCTCGGGGAAGCCGGTCAGGTCGCTGACGTCCTGCACGTCCAGCCCGGCCTCGCGCAGCGCCTTGGCGGTGCCGCCGGTGGACACCAACGCGACGCCCTGCGCGGCCAGCGCCTGCGCCAGTTCGACCAGGCCGGTCTTGTCGGAAACGGAAAGGAGCGCGCGGCGGATGCGGCGGGTGTCGCCGAAGACGGGTTGCAGGGACATAGCGGCCGGGTGCGGTGGAAAGCGCGAATTATAGGGCCCCGGCCCGGGCCGGCCGCTCAGTCGATGCCGTATTCGCGCAGCTTGCGGCGCAGCGTGGCGCGGTGGATGCCGAGCAGGTCGGCGGCGCGGCTCTGGTTGCCTTCGCAGTGGTTGAGCACCTCGACGAACAGCGGGACTTCGACTTCGCGCAACACCACCTCGTGCAGGTTGTTGACGCCGCAGCCATCGAGATCACCCAGATAGCGGCGGATGGATTGCGAGACATGCTCACGCAGTGGCGTGTGCATCAAGGCTGTTCGGTTCGGCACGGTTGGCTCACTTCCCCTTGAGCCGCCGGCATGCGGGAAACGCCGGCGGGCGCGCAGTCTAGCGCGCGTCGCGGGCGGTTGCGCTGAATGGGCCGGTCAGCGCGCGGCGGCGCGATGCGGCCGGAACGCGAAGTGGAACGCGACGGCGGCGCGGTCGGGTTCGCGCACGGCGAACTGCACGCTGGCGGTCTGGCCGGCACCGATCAGGGGCGGATGCTCGGCATCCAGGTAGTCCGAAGGCGCCAATGCGCGACGCGCGAGCGGCTGGCCGTTGGCATCGGACAACGTGAGCACCAGGTCCGGCCAGGCCTGCGGCCACGGCGCGTCGTTGCGGAAGCCGGCCTGCACGCGCAGCGCGCCGGGCACCGACGCATCGGCGTGCACATCGTGTTCGAGCATGCGGAAGGCGGCCATGTCCTGCCAGGTCGGCAATGTGCAGCCGAGCAAGGCGCAGGCGCTGTCGGCCAACGGCCGCGTGCGTGCATCGGCAGCGAGCGATGCGCGGCCGGCGACCAGCAGCATCGTGGCCAGCGTCACCAGCAACACGCCGCAGGCCAGCCAGGTCCATTTGCCGGCACGCGCCTGGGTAGCGCGGCTGGCGGCGAAGCTGGGGGTATCGAGCGTGGATGCAGCGGTGTCGTCGGCCATGGGCGGAGCTTAACCGCGGCGACGCCCGCTGATCCGCACCCAGTCGTCCTGCCGCGCGACTTCCAGCCGGTCGAACCACGGCGCATAGCGCAGCAGCAGTTCGTCCTCCTGGCCGTGCAGGATGCCGGACATCGCCAGCCAGCCATCGGGCGCGACCTGCGCGCTGATCGTTTCGGCCAGCGCGTCGAGCGCGGAGGCGAGGATGTTGGCGACCACCACCGGATAGGTGCGCGCCGGCGCATCGGCGGGCAGGTGGACCGTGATGCGCTCGGCCAGCCCGTTGCGTTCGGCGTTGTCGGTGGTGGCGATGACGGCCTGCGGATCGTTGTCGATGCCGACCGCATGACGCGCACCCAGCTTCAACGCGGCCAGCGCGAGGATGCCGCTGCCGCAGCCGAAGTCGAGGACGTCGGCATCGGCCAGCACGCCTTCGGCGGCCAGCGTGTCCAGCCATTCAAGGCACAGCGCCGTGGTCGGATGGGTGCCGGAGCCGAAGGCCAGGCCGGGATCGAGCCGCACCACCGCCGCGTCTTCGACCAGTGCCTCCACCGGCAATTCGTGGTTCCACGGCACGATGAACGTGCGCGCGCCGAAACGCATCGGCTGGAACTGGTCCAGCCAGGCGCGTTCCCAGTCCTGGTCCTCGACGGTCTCAAGCTGTGCCATCGACCAGTCCAGCGCGACATCGCCCGAGCGCAGCTCCGACAGCAGCCATTCGCCGTCGGTGTCGCCGTCGAACAGCGCGGTCAGCACCATCTGCCGCCACAGTGGCGTCTCGCCGACGCCGGGCTCGAAGATCGCGGTTTCGTCCGGCGTCTCGGCATCGGCATCGGCCAGCGTCACCGACAACGCGCCGGCATCCTCCAGCACCGCTTCGTAACGCGGGTGTTCCGCCTG encodes the following:
- a CDS encoding DUF3426 domain-containing protein is translated as MADDTAASTLDTPSFAASRATQARAGKWTWLACGVLLVTLATMLLVAGRASLAADARTRPLADSACALLGCTLPTWQDMAAFRMLEHDVHADASVPGALRVQAGFRNDAPWPQAWPDLVLTLSDANGQPLARRALAPSDYLDAEHPPLIGAGQTASVQFAVREPDRAAVAFHFAFRPHRAAAR
- a CDS encoding MFS transporter → MAHNQFELLRQRRFLPFFIVQCLGAFNDNVYRQAIIALLFWLGVSTEERSTYTSLAPAIFILPYFLFSAHAGQIAEKLEKSRLIRITTTMEIAIMSLAAAGFAIKSMPLLLVALFATGVQSTLFGPVKYSILPGVLHKSELTGGNGLVEMGTSVSILSGMIVGGLVFTVAGAYGPYAAGALLVALAVLGNFTSRFIPPVAAGDPDLRIGWNPVTESLAAWRLARKQLAVRHAILGVSWFWFIGTLLTAQLPTYAEVNLGGRQELYIFALALFSIGTGVGSMLCEKLSGRRVELGLVPLGALGISVFLFDLYRARSGEAMLAGVSIAEFVHLPGTWRIMLDLVGVGLFAGFYVVPLFALIQGRSPSNEMSRVVAGMNIQNSLFIVAAAGLGIAVQRLLGWTIPQVFLALAIGNLVVTAWIFTIVPEFAMRFLAWLMTSALYRIRWRGVEENVPEEGAALIVCNHVSYMDALILSGVIKRPVRFVMYYKIFNIPVMSWIFRTANAIPIAGAREDAALMQRAFDEIDAALAAGEVVCIFPEGALTKDGDIAPFKSGVEKILERRPVPVVPMALRGMWASMWSRRDSRLGRMRVPRRFRAHVEVVADAPIDGHIASAAMLEDKVRALRGNAA
- the purD gene encoding phosphoribosylamine--glycine ligase — protein: MKILVIGSGGREHALAWKLARSPRVDEVIVAPGNAGTAREPGCRNVAVNATDIDGLLKLVRAEGVAMTVVGPEAPLVAGVVDRFRAEGLRIFGPTAAAAQLEGSKAYAKDFLARHGIPTAHYAVHTDVEAALADVRAKGAPIVIKADGLAAGKGVIVAMKLPEAEAAVRDMLAGNAFGAAGSRVVVEEFLDGEEASFISMVDGRTALPMATSQDHKRVGDGDTGPNTGGMGAYSPAPVVTPDVHARVMREIVNPTVEGMIADGIPFTGFLYAGLMIDASGAPKVIEFNVRFGDPETQPVMLRLDSDLVDLVEAAIDARLHETHVQWNPQSSLGVVMAAQHYPDTPRTGDVIHGLDAALPPDSKVFHAGTGFDGQGNVVTSGGRVLCACALGNTVGDAQRAAYAAVDGIQWEGEFHRSDIGWRALGR
- a CDS encoding XAC2610-related protein codes for the protein MRTGNAGGYGSPSYSIYLQQAGGHGFVYSPEFSELTEGSLGMFSVSADKIRVPRKSGCCEHWDDVFVVKGHQPVFVARAAPQE
- the purH gene encoding bifunctional phosphoribosylaminoimidazolecarboxamide formyltransferase/IMP cyclohydrolase, encoding MSLQPVFGDTRRIRRALLSVSDKTGLVELAQALAAQGVALVSTGGTAKALREAGLDVQDVSDLTGFPEMMDGRVKTLHPKVHGGLLGRAGIDDDIMAEHHIAPIDLLVLNLYPFEAVSRRPGVTFDTLIENIDIGGPAMLRSAAKNFARVAVATDPSQYGAIIEEMQSNDGALTGRTRWQLSVAAFNNVAQYDARISDLLSSLGDGGEVTSFPSQTNGNFIKVMDLRYGENPHQQAAFYRDLQPAPGSLATFTQLQGKELSFNNLADADAAWECVRQFDAPACVIVKHANPCGVAVGVAPGDAYELAYATDPTSAFGGIIAFNVKLDGATAKAILDRQFVEVLIAPDYDEAALDYAKKKANVRVLRIPLAARSPGFIDVKRVGSGLLMQSADDHEIRREDLKVVTKLAPTDKQMDDLMFAWRVAKYVKSNAIVYAKDGRTIGVGAGQMSRVVSAKIAGLKAEEAGLSVPGSVMASDAFFPFRDGIDAAAAAGISAVIQPGGSMRDSEVIAAADEHGLAMVFTGIRHFRH
- the prmA gene encoding 50S ribosomal protein L11 methyltransferase, whose amino-acid sequence is MAWLQLTLPVSQAEHPRYEAVLEDAGALSVTLADADAETPDETAIFEPGVGETPLWRQMVLTALFDGDTDGEWLLSELRSGDVALDWSMAQLETVEDQDWERAWLDQFQPMRFGARTFIVPWNHELPVEALVEDAAVVRLDPGLAFGSGTHPTTALCLEWLDTLAAEGVLADADVLDFGCGSGILALAALKLGARHAVGIDNDPQAVIATTDNAERNGLAERITVHLPADAPARTYPVVVANILASALDALAETISAQVAPDGWLAMSGILHGQEDELLLRYAPWFDRLEVARQDDWVRISGRRRG
- a CDS encoding CD225/dispanin family protein: MSHMPSPPVPNHLVWAILATVFCCLPFGIVSIVYASQVDGLRMSGNRLGAIEASEKARNWALAATFSPLVGLLLWVLFFGGLSALGIVL
- the fis gene encoding DNA-binding transcriptional regulator Fis codes for the protein MHTPLREHVSQSIRRYLGDLDGCGVNNLHEVVLREVEVPLFVEVLNHCEGNQSRAADLLGIHRATLRRKLREYGID
- a CDS encoding CD225/dispanin family protein: MANTQNIPNHLVWAILSTLFCCLPFGIVSIVYASKVDGLAMAGDIAGAQAASDDAKKWAMIAAGVSIGLMVLYILLVVVMGIGAGMSGQM
- a CDS encoding peptidoglycan-binding protein; protein product: MDARQSSKLQQSRPAGAYGLTPQQSVDLIVRTALEYGISDQRQIAYMLASAQHESDQFRTAREYGGPRQAIVRGYGGGRNYFGRGYVQVTHDHRYAAMDRALELGGRVIANPDVVATDPHIGAQSLVVGMMRGLFTGKSLHSYVGGQQTDYVNARRTVNGTDKAALIAGYVLSWEKKLPSIVTRLEQEGLERRPMPGNTTLADGKIGPGDRGYEVQQLQVRLGELGLRGASGKRVTTDGVFSAETAHALKTFQARTGIGHDGVADAQTLMALGLEHLAPSRGLPQSVKSAASGFSPSDQRLQGKLDACVKALDHEAGKRWDESSGRVSAAAFLEAKRHGFSAQDDFRLVLSQRTETHREGDFVCLLRVGPSMSSDPAANRIRIAMNDALSNPSLPEMALSGVENGPQTQAVQASIQLNQTGVLKR